Proteins encoded within one genomic window of Eriocheir sinensis breed Jianghai 21 unplaced genomic scaffold, ASM2467909v1 Scaffold1835, whole genome shotgun sequence:
- the LOC126990639 gene encoding uncharacterized protein LOC126990639, whose product MQHRGPVAVVPAGGGHHAPRPSGPINHAPRPNGPTKTTSNTTTTITKTSVTSSSPNMDSTLSLVKQLVTHFVEASFGQCRVRDRDQEEAFKGRLKVLVYSILLSHRKDYARENSSLRLNELEEVIWHTHVLRQQRRFDDGNALDGCLHALRERGHLEAGSDVRTVMRFLVALKGQGGAVGEVQQPILAELRPRIVHQKEVYMYCEISSTATQQVCKLPT is encoded by the exons ATGCAGCACCGAGGACCAGTGGCCGTCGTGCCTGCTGGGGGGGGCCATCATGCGCCAAGACCTAGTGGCCCCATCAACCATGCCCCCAGACCTAATGGCCCCACCAagaccaccagtaacaccaccaccaccatcacgaagaccagtgtcacctcctcctcacccaacATGGACAGCACGCTCAGCCTAGTGAAGCAGCTGGTGACCCACTTCGTCGAGGCTTCCTTTGGACAGTGTAGGGTGAGAGACAGGGACCAGGAGGAGGCCTTCAAAGGGAGGCTGAAGGTGCTCGTCTACTCCATTCTCCTCTCACACAGGAAAG ACTACGCGCGGGAGAACTCATCTTTGCGGCTGAACGAACTGGAGGAGGTGATCTGGCACACCCACGTCTTGCGCCAGCAACGGAGATTCGACGACGGCAACGCCCTGGACGGCTGCCTCCACGCCCTCAGAGAAcgag GGCACTTGGAGGCCGGGAGTGATGTGCGGACAGTGATGAGGTTCCTGGTGGCTCTGAAGGGCCAGGGCGGGGCGGTGGGGGAGGTGCAGCAGCCCATCCTGGCTGAACTCAGACCCAGGATTGTGCACCAGAAGGAGGTATATATGTATTGTGAGATCAGTTCCACAGCcacacagcaagtttgtaagctcccaacCTAA